The following are encoded together in the Acipenser ruthenus chromosome 24, fAciRut3.2 maternal haplotype, whole genome shotgun sequence genome:
- the LOC117429727 gene encoding autism susceptibility gene 2 protein-like isoform X13 has translation MVSDDSSEKLFSTATNKVTDFPVDALTANDSQETRGLGVPKVSGLERSREKSQESCREPPLLLPAVTKEPLSQTQPVAHPQVEPRANPPPPSPAQACSTEACLTDTRFLPPPQPQATLPGSQAPEQPQAAPPQPPLQPQLQPEPQLRRHPHPPSPIHPAHQSQPPVQPRPPSRSLPRPLSAYNSSLSLNSISSSRSSTPGKPQVPPPPHISHHPPPPAFPLSLPNQSTPHSFPPTLQQSPHAHHPNMFAPPAALPPPPPLTSSTLPVPGHPAGSAYSEQDLLRQELNTRFLASQSADRGASLGPPPYLRTEFHQHQHQHQHQHQHTHQHTHQHTFTPFPHAIPPTAIMPTPAPPMVRTPSRNFEKYPAKVDPFYRHSLFHSYPPPVSGIPPMIPPTGPFGSLQGAFQPKTSNPIDVGSRPGAVPHTLLQKDPRLTDPFRPILRKPGKWCAMHVHIAWQIYHHQQKVKQQMQADPHKLDFGLKPEFLCRPPGPSLFGAIHHPHDLARPATLFSAAGALCLFAGATHPTGNPFGHPPHPSNFLSPAAHLEPFSRPASFGSLATLNSAAFGGLGNPSLMPNSMFSHKDGPGAQNFNNTHEPWNRLHRAPPSFPTPPPWLKPGEPERSSSAAAHDRERDGDKRDSAISKEDKERDSIEKRHHSHPSPAPVNPVNPLAHNRTSTEPPRNHVNNEVREKEKPKERERDHPDSWKDSATDEHKLKENHIPEKDGVVIHGSRIADDGKPGSRGTSPYIRPAGLDNTRPNSTLNRDAEKKSEPMYDHQKKNSEIKVKEERKEDHEVSSEVPQTHRPTEHSHMTSTASIHPTSSVHHTSSMPMAMGMAGIHPMNSISSMDRTRMVAPFMGISSIPGTERFPYPAFHWDPMRDPLRDHYRGLDIHRRDPLARDFLLRSDPLHRLTAPRLYEAERSYRDREPHDYNREHLHHLAVEQRREHERASHMEERERLHMLREDYEHARLHPMHHAALDGHLPHHLMTPGLPNMHYPRVSPSSAHQNGILNKTPPTAALSAPPPLIPTLGPRPGSPRRTTPLTTDIRDRPPSHTHKDIEAR, from the exons gtttCAGATGACAGCTCCGAGAAGCTGTTCAGCACTGCCACAAATAAAG tTACAGATTTCCCTGTTGATGCGCTCACTGCAAATGACAGCCAAGAAACAAGAGGACTGGGCGTCCCCAAGGTCTCAGGCCTAGAGAGAAGTCGGGAGAAGAGCCAAGAGAGCTGCAGAGAGCCCCCTCTGCTCCTGCCAGCGGTTACAAAGGAGCCGCTCTCCCAAACCCAGCCTGTGGCCCATCCTCAGGTGGAGCCCCGGGCCAATCCCCCTCCCCCCAGCCCCGCCCAGGCCTGCAGTACCGAGGCCTGCCTCACAGATACCCGCTTCCTGCCTCCACCTCAGCCGCAGGCCACTCTGCCTGGTTCTCAGGCCCCAGAACAGCCTCAGGCAGCCCCCCCTCAGCCCCCACTTCAACCCCAACTGCAGCCTGAGCCTCAACTGCGCCGTCACCCTCACCCTCCGTCTCCCATCCACCCAGCTCATCAGAGCCAGCCTCCAGTTCAGCCTCGACCTCCCTCCCGCAGCCTTCCACGGCCCTTGTCTGCTTACAACAGCAGCCTCAGCCTCAACAGCATAAG CAGCAGTCGAAGCAGCACTCCAGGCAAACCTCAGGTGCCTCCCCCTCCGCATATATCCCATCATCCACCACCCCCAGCCTTCCCCCTATCTCTCCCGAACCAAAGTACGCCCCACAGCTTCCCCCCCACCCTGCAGCAGTCGCCACACGCACATCACCCCAATATGTTCGCGCCGCCAGCGGCCttgcctccacctccaccactcACGTCAAGCACCCTGCCAGTCCCTGGACACCCAGCTGGGAGTGCCTATTCAG AACAAGACCTCCTGCGTCAGGAGCTTAACACCCGATTTCTAGCCTCACAGAGCGCTGACCGAGGGGCCTCGCTGGGACCACCGCCCTACCTGAGAACCGAGTtccaccagcaccagcaccagcaccagcaccagcaccaacacacgcaccagcacacacaccagcacaccTTCACGCCGTTCCCACACGCTATACCACCCACCGCCATCATGCCGACTCCAGCACCGCCCATGGTGCGTACCCCGTCTAGAAAT TTTGAGAAATACCCTGCAAAAGTCGACCCCTTCTACAGACACAGT TTGTTCCACTCATATCCACCACCTGTGTCTGGAATCCCACCCATGATCCCTCCTACTGGACCCTTTGGATCACTGCAAGGAGCATTTCAGCCCAAG acTTCTAATCCAATTGATGTAGGATCCAGACCTGGAGCTGTTCCCCATACCCTCTTgcagaaggatcccagg CTGACAGATCCGTTCCGGCCCATACTGAGG AAGCCAGGGAAGTGGTGTGCAATGCATGTCCATATTGCTTGGCAGATTTATCATCACCAACAGAAAGTAAAG CAGCAGATGCAAGCAGACCCACACAAACTGGACTTTGGCCTCAAACCAGAATTTTTGTGTCGGCCTCCAGGCCCGAGCCTCTTTGGAGCCATTCACCACCCCCACGACCTGGCTCGCCCTGCCACCCTCTTCTCTGCAGCTG GTGCTTTATGTTTGTTTGCAGGTGCCACACATCCGACTGGAAACCCTTTCGGACACCCGCCCCACCCCAGCAACTTCCTCAGTCCTGCTGCTCATTTAG AGCCATTCAGCAGACCGGCTTCTTTTGGAAGTCTTGCAACATTAAACTCTGCTGCCTTTGGTGGGTTGGGGAACCCTTCACTTA TGCCCAACTCAATGTTCAGCCACAAAGACGGCCCCGGAGCACAGAATTTTAACAACACACACGAGCCCTGGAACCGGCTCCACCGAGCACCTCCCTCATTCCCAACCCCTCCGCCGTGGCTGAAGCCAGGAGAGCCGGAGAGAAGTTCTTCTGCTGCAGCtcatgacagagagagagatggagacaAGCGAGACTCGGCCATTAGTAAAGAGGACAAAGAAAG gGACAGCATTGAAAAGAGGCACCACAGCCACCCCTCACCAGCACCCGTCAACCCAGTGAACCCGCTGGCTCACAACCGCACTTCAACCGAGCCCCCCAGGAACCACGTGAACAACGAAGTCCGCGAGAAAGAGAAGCCGAAGGAGCGCGAGCGGGATCATCCCGACTCCTGGAAGGACTCTGCCACGGACGAGCATAAGCTCAAGGAGAACCACATTCCTGAAAAGGATGGTGTAGTAATCCATGGGAGCCGGATAGCAGACGACGGCAAGCCAGGGTCCAGGGGGACGTCCCCCTACATCAGGCCAGCTGGCCTGGACAACACAAGGCCTAACAGCACTTTGAACCGAGATGCAGAGAAAAAGAGTGAGCCAATGTACGACCATCAGAAGAAAAACAGTGAGATTAAAGTGAAGGAGGAGCGCAAGGAGGACCACGAGGTTTCCAGTGAAGTGCCCCAAACGCACAGGCCTACAGAGCACTCCCATATGACATCCACCGCCAGCATCCATCCCACTTCGAGCGTCCATCACACATCCTCCATGCCGATGGCCATGGGCATGGCTGGCATACATCCAATGAACAGCATCAGCAGCATGGACAGGACTCGCATGGTGGCTCCTTTTATGGGCATTAGTTCCATTCCTGGTACTGAACGGTTCCCTTACCCTGCGTTCCACTGGGATCCCATGAGAGATCCGTTAAGAGACCACTACCGGGGGCTGGACATCCACCGAAGAGACCCTCTAGCTAGAGACTTCTTGTTAAGGAGTGACCCCCTTCACCGCCTTACAGCACCAAGGCTTTACGAAGCAGAGCGCTCATACAGGGACAGGGAACCACACGATTATAACAGAGAGCACCTTCACCACCTTGCAGTCGAACAACGTCGAGAGCATGAAAGAGCCAGCCacatggaggagagagagaggctgcaCATGCTCAGAGAGGACTATGAACACGCCCGTCTGCACCCTATGCACCATGCTGCTCTCGACGGTCACCTGCCCCACCATCTCATGACTCCCGGACTTCCCAACATGCACTATCCAAGGGTAAGCCCCTCGTCAGCACACCAGAATGGCATTCTCAACAAGACTCCTCCCACAGCTGCTTTGAGTGCCCCGCCTCCACTAATCCCCACACTGGGCCCACGGCCTGGATCCCCGAGAAGGACTACTCCTTTGACGACAGACATTAGGGACAGGCCTCCCTCCCACACCCACAAAGACATCGAAGCTCGGTAA
- the LOC117429727 gene encoding autism susceptibility gene 2 protein-like isoform X12, translated as MIKSSWFYVKFNYAEKLKPGQINCKDSDSESASGDSKKSLRSSPHERLSDSSAPSGLGTGYFCDTESDQDEKVSDDSSEKLFSTATNKVTDFPVDALTANDSQETRGLGVPKVSGLERSREKSQESCREPPLLLPAVTKEPLSQTQPVAHPQVEPRANPPPPSPAQACSTEACLTDTRFLPPPQPQATLPGSQAPEQPQAAPPQPPLQPQLQPEPQLRRHPHPPSPIHPAHQSQPPVQPRPPSRSLPRPLSAYNSSLSLNSISSSRSSTPGKPQVPPPPHISHHPPPPAFPLSLPNQSTPHSFPPTLQQSPHAHHPNMFAPPAALPPPPPLTSSTLPVPGHPAGSAYSEQDLLRQELNTRFLASQSADRGASLGPPPYLRTEFHQHQHQHQHQHQHTHQHTHQHTFTPFPHAIPPTAIMPTPAPPMVRTPSRNFEKYPAKVDPFYRHSLFHSYPPPVSGIPPMIPPTGPFGSLQGAFQPKTSNPIDVGSRPGAVPHTLLQKDPRLTDPFRPILRKPGKWCAMHVHIAWQIYHHQQKVKQQMQADPHKLDFGLKPEFLCRPPGPSLFGAIHHPHDLARPATLFSAAGALCLFAGATHPTGNPFGHPPHPSNFLSPAAHLEPFSRPASFGSLATLNSAAFGGLGNPSLMPNSMFSHKDGPGAQNFNNTHEPWNRLHRAPPSFPTPPPWLKPGEPERSSSAAAHDRERDGDKRDSAISKEDKERDSIEKRHHSHPSPAPVNPVNPLAHNRTSTEPPRNHVNNEVREKEKPKERERDHPDSWKDSATDEHKLKENHIPEKDGVVIHGSRIADDGKPGSRGTSPYIRPAGLDNTRPNSTLNRDAEKKSEPMYDHQKKNSEIKVKEERKEDHEVSSEVPQTHRPTEHSHMTSTASIHPTSSVHHTSSMPMAMGMAGIHPMNSISSMDRTRMVAPFMGISSIPGTERFPYPAFHWDPMRDPLRDHYRGLDIHRRDPLARDFLLRSDPLHRLTAPRLYEAERSYRDREPHDYNREHLHHLAVEQRREHERASHMEERERLHMLREDYEHARLHPMHHAALDGHLPHHLMTPGLPNMHYPRVSPSSAHQNGILNKTPPTAALSAPPPLIPTLGPRPGSPRRTTPLTTDIRDRPPSHTHKDIEAR; from the exons gtttCAGATGACAGCTCCGAGAAGCTGTTCAGCACTGCCACAAATAAAG tTACAGATTTCCCTGTTGATGCGCTCACTGCAAATGACAGCCAAGAAACAAGAGGACTGGGCGTCCCCAAGGTCTCAGGCCTAGAGAGAAGTCGGGAGAAGAGCCAAGAGAGCTGCAGAGAGCCCCCTCTGCTCCTGCCAGCGGTTACAAAGGAGCCGCTCTCCCAAACCCAGCCTGTGGCCCATCCTCAGGTGGAGCCCCGGGCCAATCCCCCTCCCCCCAGCCCCGCCCAGGCCTGCAGTACCGAGGCCTGCCTCACAGATACCCGCTTCCTGCCTCCACCTCAGCCGCAGGCCACTCTGCCTGGTTCTCAGGCCCCAGAACAGCCTCAGGCAGCCCCCCCTCAGCCCCCACTTCAACCCCAACTGCAGCCTGAGCCTCAACTGCGCCGTCACCCTCACCCTCCGTCTCCCATCCACCCAGCTCATCAGAGCCAGCCTCCAGTTCAGCCTCGACCTCCCTCCCGCAGCCTTCCACGGCCCTTGTCTGCTTACAACAGCAGCCTCAGCCTCAACAGCATAAG CAGCAGTCGAAGCAGCACTCCAGGCAAACCTCAGGTGCCTCCCCCTCCGCATATATCCCATCATCCACCACCCCCAGCCTTCCCCCTATCTCTCCCGAACCAAAGTACGCCCCACAGCTTCCCCCCCACCCTGCAGCAGTCGCCACACGCACATCACCCCAATATGTTCGCGCCGCCAGCGGCCttgcctccacctccaccactcACGTCAAGCACCCTGCCAGTCCCTGGACACCCAGCTGGGAGTGCCTATTCAG AACAAGACCTCCTGCGTCAGGAGCTTAACACCCGATTTCTAGCCTCACAGAGCGCTGACCGAGGGGCCTCGCTGGGACCACCGCCCTACCTGAGAACCGAGTtccaccagcaccagcaccagcaccagcaccagcaccaacacacgcaccagcacacacaccagcacaccTTCACGCCGTTCCCACACGCTATACCACCCACCGCCATCATGCCGACTCCAGCACCGCCCATGGTGCGTACCCCGTCTAGAAAT TTTGAGAAATACCCTGCAAAAGTCGACCCCTTCTACAGACACAGT TTGTTCCACTCATATCCACCACCTGTGTCTGGAATCCCACCCATGATCCCTCCTACTGGACCCTTTGGATCACTGCAAGGAGCATTTCAGCCCAAG acTTCTAATCCAATTGATGTAGGATCCAGACCTGGAGCTGTTCCCCATACCCTCTTgcagaaggatcccagg CTGACAGATCCGTTCCGGCCCATACTGAGG AAGCCAGGGAAGTGGTGTGCAATGCATGTCCATATTGCTTGGCAGATTTATCATCACCAACAGAAAGTAAAG CAGCAGATGCAAGCAGACCCACACAAACTGGACTTTGGCCTCAAACCAGAATTTTTGTGTCGGCCTCCAGGCCCGAGCCTCTTTGGAGCCATTCACCACCCCCACGACCTGGCTCGCCCTGCCACCCTCTTCTCTGCAGCTG GTGCTTTATGTTTGTTTGCAGGTGCCACACATCCGACTGGAAACCCTTTCGGACACCCGCCCCACCCCAGCAACTTCCTCAGTCCTGCTGCTCATTTAG AGCCATTCAGCAGACCGGCTTCTTTTGGAAGTCTTGCAACATTAAACTCTGCTGCCTTTGGTGGGTTGGGGAACCCTTCACTTA TGCCCAACTCAATGTTCAGCCACAAAGACGGCCCCGGAGCACAGAATTTTAACAACACACACGAGCCCTGGAACCGGCTCCACCGAGCACCTCCCTCATTCCCAACCCCTCCGCCGTGGCTGAAGCCAGGAGAGCCGGAGAGAAGTTCTTCTGCTGCAGCtcatgacagagagagagatggagacaAGCGAGACTCGGCCATTAGTAAAGAGGACAAAGAAAG gGACAGCATTGAAAAGAGGCACCACAGCCACCCCTCACCAGCACCCGTCAACCCAGTGAACCCGCTGGCTCACAACCGCACTTCAACCGAGCCCCCCAGGAACCACGTGAACAACGAAGTCCGCGAGAAAGAGAAGCCGAAGGAGCGCGAGCGGGATCATCCCGACTCCTGGAAGGACTCTGCCACGGACGAGCATAAGCTCAAGGAGAACCACATTCCTGAAAAGGATGGTGTAGTAATCCATGGGAGCCGGATAGCAGACGACGGCAAGCCAGGGTCCAGGGGGACGTCCCCCTACATCAGGCCAGCTGGCCTGGACAACACAAGGCCTAACAGCACTTTGAACCGAGATGCAGAGAAAAAGAGTGAGCCAATGTACGACCATCAGAAGAAAAACAGTGAGATTAAAGTGAAGGAGGAGCGCAAGGAGGACCACGAGGTTTCCAGTGAAGTGCCCCAAACGCACAGGCCTACAGAGCACTCCCATATGACATCCACCGCCAGCATCCATCCCACTTCGAGCGTCCATCACACATCCTCCATGCCGATGGCCATGGGCATGGCTGGCATACATCCAATGAACAGCATCAGCAGCATGGACAGGACTCGCATGGTGGCTCCTTTTATGGGCATTAGTTCCATTCCTGGTACTGAACGGTTCCCTTACCCTGCGTTCCACTGGGATCCCATGAGAGATCCGTTAAGAGACCACTACCGGGGGCTGGACATCCACCGAAGAGACCCTCTAGCTAGAGACTTCTTGTTAAGGAGTGACCCCCTTCACCGCCTTACAGCACCAAGGCTTTACGAAGCAGAGCGCTCATACAGGGACAGGGAACCACACGATTATAACAGAGAGCACCTTCACCACCTTGCAGTCGAACAACGTCGAGAGCATGAAAGAGCCAGCCacatggaggagagagagaggctgcaCATGCTCAGAGAGGACTATGAACACGCCCGTCTGCACCCTATGCACCATGCTGCTCTCGACGGTCACCTGCCCCACCATCTCATGACTCCCGGACTTCCCAACATGCACTATCCAAGGGTAAGCCCCTCGTCAGCACACCAGAATGGCATTCTCAACAAGACTCCTCCCACAGCTGCTTTGAGTGCCCCGCCTCCACTAATCCCCACACTGGGCCCACGGCCTGGATCCCCGAGAAGGACTACTCCTTTGACGACAGACATTAGGGACAGGCCTCCCTCCCACACCCACAAAGACATCGAAGCTCGGTAA